A single region of the Equus przewalskii isolate Varuska chromosome 26, EquPr2, whole genome shotgun sequence genome encodes:
- the TOR1A gene encoding torsin-1A isoform X2 has protein sequence MKLCRAALGVLLLAPLGVRAVEPISLGLALAGVLTGYISYPRLYCLFAECCVQKPNLSRKELQKDLNSKLFGQHLAKKVILNAVSGFMSNAKPKKPLTLSLHGWTGTGKNFASKIIAENIYEGGLNSDYVHLFVATLHFPHASNVTLYKDQLQLWIRGNVSACARSIFIFDEMDKMHAGLIDAIKPFLDYYDHVDGVSYQKAIFIFLSNAGAERITDVALDFWRSGKQREEIKLKDMEHALSVSAFNNRNNLKCSPEAMKLMRTL, from the exons ATGAAGCTGTGCCGGGCCGCGCTGGGCGTGCTGCTGCTGGCGCCGCTCGGGGTGCGGGCGGTGGAGCCCAtcagcctgggcctggccctggccgGCGTGCTCACCGGCTACATCTCCTACCCGCGCCTCTACTGCCTCTTCGCCGAGTGCTGCGTCCAGAAGCCGAACCTCAGCCGGAAGG AGTTGCAGAAGGATCTGAACAGCAAGCTGTTTGGGCAGCATCTTGCAAAGAAGGTCATCTTAAATGCTGTGTCTGGCTTCATGAGCAACGCGAAGCCCAAGAAACCGCTCACCCTCTCCCTGCACGGCTGGACGGGCACCGGCAAAAATTTCGCCAGCAAGATCATCGCGGAGAACATTTACGAGGGGGGCCTGAACAGTGACTATGTCCACCTCTTTGTGGCCACACTGCACTTTCCGCACGCCTCCAACGTCACCTTATATAAG GATCAGTTACAGTTGTGGATTCGCGGCAACGTGAGTGCCTGTGCGAGGTCCATCTTCATATTCGATGAAATGGATAAGATGCATGCGGGCCTCATCGATGCCATCAAGCCTTTCCTAGACTATTATGACCACGTGGATGGGGTCTCCTATCAGAAAGCCATCTTCATATTTCTCAG CAATGCTGGAGCAGAAAGGATCACAGACGTGGCCTTGGATTTCTGGAGAAGtggaaagcagagggaagaaatcAAGCTCAAAGACATGGAGCACGCCTTGTCTGTGTCGGCCTTCAATAACAGGAACA